One window of Streptomyces sp. NBC_00273 genomic DNA carries:
- a CDS encoding peptidoglycan DD-metalloendopeptidase family protein has translation MLRYPSRLRAVVLMCLAGLVLAGAPASASASASTTAPAPAPAPVAAKPPFQLPFPCGTNWQLNTWGHNPALDIVVEGNTGSDGLPVLPSAAGTVAATYWTNGSGNTIQINHGNGWFTAYYHLKDDPATYVKKGDAVQPSTRIGRIGTSGASTWSHLHYEQRYLASGDFTDESHRVPVHFDGVEYAGDAKEWPTVTSHNCTGTPPPAWQDCPPGHVCFYSGADGTGTVCRSAVDEPRSTCGLRRSFFNNGTPQPGYDHVQVYFREGGSACLHRGWDEGRGNLPAGGRTVERFQWRGEC, from the coding sequence GTGCTGCGGTATCCGAGCAGGCTGCGGGCGGTGGTGCTGATGTGTCTGGCGGGGCTGGTGCTTGCGGGTGCGCCCGCGTCCGCCTCCGCCTCCGCGTCCACCACTGCCCCCGCCCCTGCCCCTGCCCCCGTTGCGGCGAAGCCGCCGTTCCAGCTGCCGTTCCCGTGCGGGACCAACTGGCAGCTGAACACCTGGGGCCACAACCCGGCGCTGGACATCGTGGTGGAGGGCAACACCGGCTCCGACGGGCTGCCCGTCCTGCCGTCCGCCGCCGGCACGGTGGCCGCCACGTACTGGACCAACGGTTCGGGCAACACCATCCAGATCAACCACGGCAACGGCTGGTTCACGGCCTACTACCACCTGAAGGACGACCCGGCGACGTACGTCAAGAAGGGCGACGCCGTCCAGCCGTCCACCCGGATCGGCCGGATCGGCACCTCGGGCGCCTCCACCTGGTCCCACCTGCACTACGAGCAGCGCTACCTGGCCTCGGGCGACTTCACCGACGAGAGCCACCGCGTCCCGGTCCACTTCGACGGGGTCGAGTACGCGGGCGACGCGAAGGAATGGCCCACCGTCACCAGCCACAACTGCACCGGCACGCCGCCCCCCGCCTGGCAGGACTGCCCGCCCGGCCACGTCTGCTTCTACTCGGGGGCGGACGGCACGGGCACCGTCTGCCGCTCCGCCGTCGACGAGCCCCGCAGCACGTGCGGGTTGCGCAGGTCCTTCTTCAACAACGGCACGCCGCAGCCGGGTTACGACCACGTGCAGGTGTACTTCCGGGAGGGAGGCAGCGCCTGCCTGCACCGCGGCTGGGACGAGGGGCGCGGAAACCTCCCCGCCGGGGGCCGCACCGTCGAGCGCTTCCAGTGGCGAGGAGAGTGCTGA
- a CDS encoding serine/threonine-protein kinase: protein MNGRAGPPGALRVPTGYRIGPWVVEQLLGAGAFGSVYAALRAVPEPGLPGRAALKVLATGTRTPRQLRHLVELAERETEVLRRVRTPRLIRLYEVLTVDDPGRPELDGATVLVLEEAQGSLDTLLVDGVPRTGPALLAEVCEGLDQLHRAGWVHGDLKPGNVLLMADGTARLGDFNMAAELEGTHAYSPAFATPDYTPPDLLWSEVGERGTKIRPTADIWAFGVLAHVVLTGALPLPGGTPAARRDAALRYARGEEELRLSPELPEHWRDIVRDCLARRHEDRAAHTAASLLSRVAAAVAAPSPAPPVPPAARVFVPRRRRSALIAAGTAALAAGLGAVWGSGLFHLGDSGGTLGYERCWRGAVCFFSEEDGRGEMCSWVDGSADWIDGPAPCPWTARSAPRSVFNNGFDLTEGATKVDVVYYGQPPQQEPLGCVKVRTRSNLSGTAPPRSHTWVPNC from the coding sequence CTGAACGGGAGAGCCGGGCCCCCCGGCGCCCTCCGGGTCCCGACCGGCTACCGCATCGGCCCCTGGGTCGTCGAGCAGTTACTGGGAGCCGGCGCCTTCGGCAGCGTCTACGCGGCCCTGCGCGCCGTGCCCGAGCCGGGCCTGCCCGGCCGGGCCGCGCTCAAGGTCCTCGCGACCGGCACCCGCACCCCGCGCCAGCTCCGGCACCTGGTCGAGCTCGCCGAGCGCGAGACCGAGGTACTGCGCCGGGTGCGCACGCCCCGGCTGATCCGGCTGTACGAGGTGCTCACGGTCGACGACCCCGGACGGCCCGAACTCGACGGCGCCACCGTCCTCGTCCTGGAGGAGGCGCAGGGCTCCCTGGACACCCTGCTGGTCGACGGAGTGCCACGGACCGGGCCCGCCCTGCTCGCCGAGGTCTGCGAGGGGCTCGACCAACTGCATCGGGCGGGCTGGGTGCACGGCGACCTCAAGCCGGGCAACGTCCTGCTGATGGCCGACGGCACGGCACGGCTGGGCGACTTCAACATGGCCGCGGAGCTGGAGGGCACCCACGCCTACTCCCCGGCCTTCGCCACGCCCGACTACACCCCGCCGGACCTGCTCTGGTCGGAGGTCGGCGAACGCGGTACGAAGATCCGCCCGACGGCCGACATCTGGGCCTTCGGCGTACTGGCCCACGTCGTCCTGACCGGCGCCCTACCGCTGCCCGGCGGCACTCCCGCCGCCCGCCGGGACGCCGCGCTGCGCTACGCCAGGGGCGAGGAGGAGCTGCGACTGTCGCCGGAACTTCCGGAGCACTGGCGAGACATCGTCCGCGACTGTCTGGCCCGAAGACACGAGGACCGGGCCGCGCACACCGCCGCGTCGCTGCTGAGCCGGGTGGCGGCGGCGGTCGCCGCACCGTCTCCCGCCCCGCCCGTCCCGCCGGCCGCGCGTGTTTTTGTACCCCGCAGGCGGCGCAGTGCGCTGATCGCGGCCGGGACGGCGGCGCTGGCCGCCGGCCTGGGCGCCGTATGGGGCTCGGGTCTGTTCCACCTCGGCGACTCCGGCGGGACGCTGGGGTACGAACGGTGCTGGCGCGGGGCGGTCTGCTTCTTCTCGGAGGAGGACGGCCGGGGCGAGATGTGTTCGTGGGTCGACGGCAGCGCCGACTGGATCGACGGCCCGGCCCCCTGTCCCTGGACGGCCCGCAGCGCGCCCCGCTCGGTCTTCAACAACGGGTTCGACCTCACCGAGGGCGCGACCAAGGTCGACGTCGTCTACTACGGTCAGCCGCCCCAGCAGGAGCCGCTGGGCTGCGTGAAGGTGCGTACGAGAAGCAACCTGAGCGGCACGGCCCCGCCGCGCTCCCACACCTGGGTGCCGAACTGCTGA
- a CDS encoding FHA domain-containing protein, giving the protein MNSIIVVPGPTMSPAAQIRLAPGQTLRFGREPLRRTSTSTSTSTGTGSSGGPHALHVPHAGVSRSAGEITATATYWSLSNFSRSATYVVENPEGAGEHIKIAPGRLDAPVPFEFARLVLPAGSELLTLDVWAPRHDYADRDDPGEPDGEPTALPFPLDRSSRYFLVLTALCEPRLRGEPHAPLPTVEQVVERLKPSWPAANRAAVQWNIDYLAVKLRLKPGPDTVDQGPRLVGKKETLVSLALRFDLVRETDLAALPAAPTGTAR; this is encoded by the coding sequence GTGAACAGCATCATCGTGGTTCCGGGGCCCACCATGTCCCCGGCCGCACAGATCCGCCTGGCACCGGGGCAGACCCTCCGGTTCGGCCGTGAACCCCTTCGTCGCACCAGCACCAGCACCAGCACCAGCACCGGCACCGGAAGTAGCGGCGGCCCGCACGCCCTGCACGTCCCGCACGCCGGCGTCTCCCGTTCGGCGGGGGAGATCACCGCCACGGCCACGTACTGGTCGCTCAGCAACTTCTCCCGCTCGGCGACGTACGTGGTGGAGAACCCCGAGGGCGCCGGCGAACACATCAAGATCGCCCCCGGCCGCCTCGACGCACCGGTCCCGTTCGAATTCGCCCGGCTCGTCCTGCCCGCCGGCTCCGAACTGCTCACCCTGGACGTCTGGGCGCCGCGCCACGACTACGCCGACCGCGACGATCCCGGCGAGCCGGACGGGGAGCCGACCGCACTGCCCTTCCCGCTCGACCGCTCCAGCCGGTACTTCCTGGTCCTCACCGCGCTCTGCGAGCCGAGGCTGCGCGGCGAACCACACGCGCCCCTGCCCACCGTCGAGCAGGTGGTCGAACGGCTGAAGCCGTCCTGGCCCGCGGCCAACCGCGCCGCCGTGCAGTGGAACATCGACTACCTCGCGGTCAAACTGCGCCTCAAGCCGGGCCCCGACACGGTGGATCAGGGGCCGCGACTGGTCGGCAAGAAGGAGACCCTGGTCTCGCTGGCCCTGCGCTTCGACCTGGTCCGCGAGACGGACCTGGCGGCCCTGCCGGCCGCCCCGACCGGTACCGCCCGCTGA
- a CDS encoding TetR/AcrR family transcriptional regulator C-terminal domain-containing protein, translated as MPAEGSLPSGRKLRPRKPATRTPRAPLTLEGVAAAAFQVIEREGLDSLTMRKLADELGVQAASLYWHVKDKLDLIDLLAEALFAGFAPEEWAEVAPDGGEADWQSHLSRFAHGFRRYLLSRRDAARILTSKFVVGPSMLRHLDEQLGRIRAAGTDDRSAAYGFYNTLVFVHGSVLWETSPLSAAVARGAEPRQYLGELRAELDDLDPGRYPHAHALADELTRPGMDERFAFGLKCLLAGLAQQLNQP; from the coding sequence GTGCCTGCTGAGGGCTCCCTGCCGTCCGGACGGAAGCTCCGCCCGCGCAAGCCGGCGACGCGCACGCCCCGCGCCCCGCTCACCTTGGAGGGCGTGGCAGCGGCCGCCTTCCAGGTCATCGAGCGGGAGGGCCTCGACTCCCTCACCATGCGCAAGCTCGCGGACGAACTGGGCGTCCAGGCGGCTTCGCTCTACTGGCACGTCAAGGACAAGCTGGACCTGATCGACCTCCTCGCCGAGGCGCTCTTCGCCGGGTTCGCGCCCGAGGAGTGGGCCGAGGTCGCCCCGGACGGGGGCGAGGCGGACTGGCAGTCGCACCTGTCCCGGTTCGCCCACGGCTTCCGTCGCTACCTGTTGAGCCGCCGCGATGCGGCCCGCATCCTGACCAGCAAGTTCGTCGTCGGTCCCAGCATGCTCCGGCACCTCGACGAACAGCTCGGCCGGATCCGCGCGGCCGGCACGGACGACCGTTCCGCGGCCTACGGCTTCTACAACACCCTGGTCTTCGTGCACGGTTCCGTGCTGTGGGAGACGTCTCCGCTCTCCGCCGCCGTGGCGCGCGGGGCGGAGCCCCGCCAGTACCTCGGCGAACTGCGGGCGGAACTCGATGACCTCGACCCCGGCAGGTATCCGCACGCCCACGCGCTGGCGGACGAACTTACCCGCCCGGGCATGGACGAGCGCTTCGCCTTCGGCCTGAAGTGCCTGCTCGCCGGGCTGGCCCAGCAGCTGAACCAGCCGTAG
- a CDS encoding response regulator transcription factor: MTSPERAPTRVLLADDHALVRRGVRLILDAEPDLTVVAEAGDGAEAVALARTGEVDLAVLDVAMPRMTGLQAARELSRLRPELRILILTMYDNEQYFFEALKAGAAGYVPKSVADRDLVEACRAAIRDEPFIYPGAETTLIRNYLDRARQGDPLPARAITEREEEILKLVAEGHSSKEIGDLLVISAKTVERHRANLLQKLGMRDRLELTRYAIRVGLIEP; encoded by the coding sequence TTGACCAGCCCGGAACGCGCGCCGACCCGCGTCCTGCTCGCCGACGACCACGCCCTCGTACGGCGCGGAGTCCGGCTCATCCTCGACGCCGAGCCTGACCTGACGGTGGTCGCCGAGGCCGGTGACGGAGCGGAGGCCGTCGCCCTGGCCCGTACCGGTGAGGTGGACCTCGCCGTCCTCGACGTGGCCATGCCCCGGATGACCGGGCTGCAGGCCGCACGGGAACTCTCCCGACTGCGGCCGGAGCTGCGCATCCTCATCCTGACGATGTACGACAACGAGCAGTACTTCTTCGAGGCGCTCAAGGCCGGGGCGGCCGGATACGTCCCCAAGTCGGTCGCCGACCGCGATCTGGTCGAGGCGTGCCGGGCGGCGATCCGGGACGAGCCGTTCATCTACCCCGGGGCCGAGACCACCCTGATCCGCAACTACCTGGACCGGGCCCGCCAGGGCGATCCGCTGCCCGCCCGGGCGATCACCGAGCGCGAGGAGGAGATCCTCAAGCTCGTCGCGGAAGGCCACTCCTCGAAGGAGATCGGCGACCTCCTCGTCATCAGCGCCAAGACCGTGGAGCGCCACCGGGCCAACCTGCTCCAGAAGCTGGGGATGCGCGACCGGCTGGAGCTGACCCGGTACGCGATCCGGGTCGGACTCATCGAGCCGTAG